AAAGGCACCCTGCGTGGGCCGCACGCGGTTCTCGGTCCGCGTAGTGCCCTGGGCGGCCACGTTGCTGTGCAGCTCGACCAGGGTGGACCCCGGCGGGACGGTCTCGGAGCCATACACCTGGATCTCGAAGTTGCCCTGCGCGCGGGCGCGGGGGACCGGCGTCAGGAGGAGAGCCGCGAGCAGACCGAGCGCGAGGGCGGCGCCGCGAGGGCGAGGCATCGCGGCGCCAGCTTACTCCCGCGAGGGCGCTACCGCGCAGGGCCCGACGGTGGTGGCGGCGGCGTTCCGGCCGGCGGTGGCGGCACGTTCGCCGGCGGGGGCGGCGGCGGCGGGCCGGCGGGCGGCGCCGCCGAGTAGGTCGTCGAGAGCGAGCCCCTGGCGACGGGGATCTGATTGCCCTTGGCGTACATGCACTGCATGTACGTCATGTCGTAGCGGTGCTGCACGTCCTGCCGCGCGCCGTCGCCGGCGCTCGCGCCCGCCGCGGTTCCGCCGAGGAGCCCGACGCCCGCGCCCACCGCGGCGCCGGTCCCCGGGTTCTTCGCGGCCGCGCCGATCACCGCGCCGGCGGCCGCGCCGAGCACCGTGCCGATGACCGCGCCGCCGACCGTGTTGTCGTGCGTCGCCTGGCGCGTCGTCATGCCGGTCTGCTGCATCGCCCACTGACGGCAGACGGCGTCGTCGCCCTGGAACTGCTCGAAGTTCTTCCCGCTGCCCGGCAGCACCATGACGCTGGGCCCCGTGGGCACCGTCGCGCACGCGGTCATCAAGAGCGCGGCCGCGACGGGAAGGACGAGCGGTCTCCGCATCA
The Candidatus Methylomirabilota bacterium genome window above contains:
- a CDS encoding YMGG-like glycine zipper-containing protein → MMRRPLVLPVAAALLMTACATVPTGPSVMVLPGSGKNFEQFQGDDAVCRQWAMQQTGMTTRQATHDNTVGGAVIGTVLGAAAGAVIGAAAKNPGTGAAVGAGVGLLGGTAAGASAGDGARQDVQHRYDMTYMQCMYAKGNQIPVARGSLSTTYSAAPPAGPPPPPPPANVPPPPAGTPPPPPSGPAR